Proteins from one Amycolatopsis benzoatilytica AK 16/65 genomic window:
- a CDS encoding lasso RiPP family leader peptide-containing protein produces the protein MDVDTQPYEPPELTDLGEVTEFTLGNAADDTADMNTARYY, from the coding sequence ATGGATGTGGACACCCAGCCCTACGAGCCGCCGGAGCTGACCGACCTCGGCGAGGTCACCGAGTTCACCCTCGGCAACGCCGCCGACGACACGGCTGACATGAACACCGCCCGCTACTACTGA
- the serS gene encoding serine--tRNA ligase: MLDKRFIRDNPDAVKEAVRVKGVGLDVDELLALDETTRKLQHELDQGQARKRTLSKGFAKADATQREELRAESNELDAQLKQLRDALDESNARLTDLLLITPNIPWDEAPVGPDESANVTIKTWGQRPEFDFPPLDHVELAEKRGWAEFARARKVAGERAYALTGDLVLLERALHSYALDLLTTKGFTPISVPALVKEAPLVGSGMFPKGREETYELPADNAFLAGTAEVALVGLHSGEILDKNRLPILYAGISPCFRREIGSASRDVRGLLRVHQFEKVEQFVLCEADAAESARWHAELLASAERILQDLGLHYEVVECATGDMGLGKFRMNDINTWFPSLDMLRETHSCSTLHDWQARRANLRYRDAEGKVRFVHTLNNTAVATPRLLAAVIENYQTKDHEVRVPEVLRPYLGNRELL; this comes from the coding sequence ATGCTTGACAAGCGCTTCATCCGGGACAACCCCGATGCGGTGAAGGAAGCCGTCCGCGTTAAGGGCGTCGGCCTGGATGTCGACGAGTTGCTCGCCCTCGATGAGACGACCCGCAAGCTGCAACATGAACTCGACCAAGGCCAGGCCCGAAAGCGAACGCTGTCGAAGGGGTTCGCGAAGGCCGATGCTACTCAGCGTGAGGAGCTGCGCGCGGAAAGCAATGAGCTGGACGCGCAGCTGAAGCAGCTCCGTGACGCACTCGACGAAAGCAACGCACGCCTCACCGACCTTTTGTTGATCACGCCCAACATTCCGTGGGACGAGGCCCCCGTCGGTCCCGATGAGTCCGCGAACGTGACCATCAAGACTTGGGGGCAGAGGCCGGAATTCGATTTCCCGCCACTGGATCATGTTGAGCTGGCCGAGAAGCGTGGCTGGGCGGAATTCGCCAGGGCGCGCAAGGTGGCTGGTGAGCGCGCATACGCCCTGACCGGCGACTTGGTCCTGTTGGAGCGCGCGTTGCACTCCTACGCGCTGGATCTGCTTACAACCAAGGGATTCACTCCAATTTCCGTTCCGGCGCTTGTCAAGGAAGCGCCGCTGGTCGGAAGTGGGATGTTTCCGAAAGGCAGGGAGGAAACGTACGAACTCCCGGCGGACAACGCGTTTCTTGCCGGCACTGCCGAAGTGGCCTTGGTGGGACTGCACTCGGGCGAGATCCTAGACAAAAACCGTCTCCCGATCCTGTACGCCGGTATATCACCGTGCTTTCGACGTGAGATTGGCAGCGCCAGCCGAGATGTTCGTGGCCTTTTGCGGGTACATCAGTTCGAGAAGGTCGAGCAGTTCGTACTCTGTGAAGCCGACGCGGCTGAATCGGCCCGGTGGCACGCGGAGTTGCTGGCGTCTGCCGAACGGATCCTTCAGGACTTGGGGCTGCACTACGAGGTTGTAGAGTGCGCAACCGGTGATATGGGACTTGGCAAGTTCCGCATGAACGACATCAACACCTGGTTCCCATCGCTGGATATGCTGCGCGAGACGCACAGCTGTTCAACACTGCATGATTGGCAAGCTCGTCGGGCGAACCTGCGGTACCGCGACGCTGAGGGCAAGGTCCGTTTCGTGCACACGCTGAACAACACTGCCGTAGCGACTCCGCGTCTGCTCGCTGCTGTAATTGAGAACTACCAGACGAAGGATCACGAGGTTCGCGTCCCTGAGGTGTTGCGTCCCTACCTCGGCAATCGCGAGTTGCTCTGA
- a CDS encoding methyltransferase domain-containing protein, which translates to MPSYSPALTAALAAIDEDAFVRRTDGTLVAQSSSQQIIADLINRLDLQPGMTVLEIGTGTGYSTALLAHLAGAEGHIVSVDVVTELVDRARTLLPAHGYPNTTVLRADGVQGAPEHGPFDRIIAWATAPHLPAAWITQLAFNGVIVAPIALAPISKSGIGTRIRLTDDTTPYIDQLFPAGFVEMHGQELDQWLIPPYGIDVACRDDTGRASWLSSPWLRSPEQYLQGQHLLDNLATKRREISGPLEPGEPAADFRAWLLTTQPDGLTTAALGDPTWRIGHAHPTGAALTDTRTATTMITAGDPDAIDVLLTWTTRWRDTGRPGLADFGANLTAFHDGWTVSAGVD; encoded by the coding sequence ATGCCCAGTTACTCGCCCGCCCTCACCGCCGCGCTGGCCGCCATCGACGAAGACGCCTTCGTCCGCCGCACCGACGGCACCCTCGTCGCGCAAAGCTCGTCACAACAGATCATCGCCGACCTGATCAACCGCCTCGACCTCCAACCCGGCATGACCGTGCTGGAAATCGGCACCGGTACCGGTTACTCCACCGCCCTGCTCGCCCACCTCGCCGGCGCCGAGGGCCACATCGTCAGCGTCGACGTCGTCACCGAACTCGTCGACCGCGCCCGCACGCTCCTACCGGCCCACGGCTACCCCAACACCACCGTCCTGCGTGCCGACGGCGTCCAAGGAGCCCCCGAACACGGCCCGTTCGACCGCATCATCGCCTGGGCCACCGCCCCACACCTGCCCGCCGCCTGGATCACCCAGCTCGCCTTCAACGGCGTGATCGTCGCACCGATCGCGTTGGCACCGATCAGCAAAAGCGGAATCGGCACCCGCATCAGGCTCACCGACGACACCACCCCGTACATCGACCAACTCTTCCCCGCGGGGTTCGTCGAGATGCACGGCCAAGAACTCGACCAATGGCTCATCCCGCCCTACGGCATCGACGTCGCCTGCCGAGACGACACCGGCCGAGCCTCCTGGCTATCCAGCCCATGGCTACGCAGCCCCGAGCAATACCTCCAGGGACAGCACCTACTCGACAACCTGGCCACCAAACGGCGCGAGATCAGCGGCCCCCTGGAACCGGGCGAGCCCGCCGCCGACTTCCGCGCCTGGCTGCTCACCACCCAACCCGACGGACTCACCACCGCTGCGCTCGGCGACCCCACCTGGCGCATCGGCCACGCCCACCCCACCGGAGCCGCCCTCACCGACACCAGGACCGCCACCACCATGATCACCGCTGGCGATCCTGACGCCATCGACGTACTCCTCACGTGGACCACCAGGTGGCGCGATACCGGACGTCCTGGGCTTGCCGACTTCGGGGCCAACCTCACCGCGTTCCACGATGGCTGGACCGTCAGCGCAGGCGTGGACTGA
- a CDS encoding lasso peptide biosynthesis B2 protein, with product MSTPMALDATGRTSPASRSDRLLAPLCLILASSLLRLRFGRVLALARWTTRRCRRPATLAEATSMTSAIRAAARHRAGRVACLERSLATVILAGLHRRSVQWCIGARLMPYASHAWVELDGHPVGEPEHRDRPYHVLVRI from the coding sequence ATGAGCACCCCCATGGCACTCGACGCCACCGGCCGCACATCGCCAGCGAGCCGAAGCGACCGGCTGCTCGCGCCGCTGTGCCTCATCCTGGCCAGCAGCCTTCTCCGGCTCCGCTTCGGCCGCGTCCTCGCCCTCGCCCGCTGGACCACCCGACGATGCCGCCGACCCGCGACCCTCGCCGAGGCGACCAGCATGACCAGCGCCATCCGCGCCGCCGCCCGCCACCGCGCGGGCCGCGTGGCCTGCCTGGAACGCTCCCTGGCCACCGTCATCCTCGCCGGGCTCCACCGCCGTTCGGTCCAGTGGTGCATCGGCGCACGCCTCATGCCCTACGCCTCACACGCCTGGGTCGAGCTCGACGGGCACCCGGTCGGCGAGCCCGAGCACCGTGACCGCCCCTACCACGTCCTCGTCCGCATATAA
- a CDS encoding bifunctional DNA primase/polymerase: MIGRFHPEPGRLLGEIRDAAMDYVEHGWHIQPGTYQVHGSRHWHGHPHADGLEPIAHPWSDAGIADTDLACEVWTRRPYAILLACGPVVDALEIPAALGAGLTQPLRAADCLPPTVVTPFGTWLLLTSPGEPIRLDLAQQPGIGVRRRGTWIALPPTTHGHLPYRWRMHPRAVGWSVPSARAVQHVLAEAVTPAYRRSPHAGAAGLARLPFGQDGGSGGGTR, from the coding sequence GTGATCGGGCGGTTTCACCCCGAACCGGGCAGGCTGCTCGGTGAGATCCGCGACGCCGCCATGGACTACGTCGAGCACGGATGGCACATCCAGCCGGGTACCTATCAAGTCCACGGGTCCCGCCATTGGCATGGCCACCCGCACGCTGACGGTCTAGAACCCATCGCCCACCCGTGGAGCGACGCCGGCATCGCGGACACCGACCTCGCGTGCGAGGTGTGGACGCGGCGTCCCTACGCGATCCTGCTAGCCTGCGGCCCCGTCGTCGACGCGCTTGAAATCCCCGCCGCGCTGGGAGCGGGTCTCACGCAGCCGCTGCGTGCCGCTGACTGCCTGCCACCGACCGTTGTCACCCCGTTCGGCACCTGGCTACTGCTGACCAGCCCCGGCGAACCAATACGACTCGATCTCGCCCAGCAGCCCGGTATCGGCGTCCGGCGCAGGGGGACATGGATCGCGCTGCCTCCCACGACACACGGCCACCTGCCCTACCGATGGCGCATGCATCCTCGCGCAGTGGGCTGGTCAGTGCCCAGCGCGCGAGCAGTCCAGCACGTCCTCGCCGAAGCGGTCACGCCCGCGTACCGCCGATCGCCTCATGCCGGGGCTGCGGGCCTGGCGCGGCTGCCGTTCGGGCAGGACGGCGGATCAGGTGGTGGGACGCGATGA
- a CDS encoding phytanoyl-CoA dioxygenase family protein, protein MTTIDRTDTPQLTNQDGFRFISDHLADIDTSIRANDLERNVYDLETAGYTIIEKALTATEIENLADGLLTLASEDDGHPVDAGDGETHEDRTQEVMLLLARGGRPFEKLVLHPVALPLITYLLGASCTISSVTGYIKGRGDTALGVHSDTAYVPDPLPPYAQLANVNYCLTDYTEADGCLTIVPGSHRYCHRPRGGDGAREAIPIEAPAGAAIVFHGNTWHGAKPRRNAGLRLTLSTLYCRMYMRPQEHYEAILGSDVLDRNPPRFGELVGKNVPTGWQSTTEARRIVGLRKENAGKYYRTRGVHA, encoded by the coding sequence ATGACCACTATCGACAGGACAGATACTCCACAATTGACAAACCAAGACGGCTTCCGGTTCATTAGCGACCACCTCGCCGATATCGACACTTCGATCCGCGCTAACGACCTAGAGCGCAATGTCTACGATTTGGAGACAGCCGGCTACACGATCATCGAAAAAGCTCTCACCGCCACCGAAATTGAGAATCTAGCCGATGGCCTACTCACATTGGCTAGCGAGGACGACGGGCATCCGGTGGACGCCGGAGATGGTGAGACGCATGAAGATCGGACGCAGGAGGTAATGCTCTTGCTCGCACGTGGCGGTCGACCCTTCGAAAAGCTTGTTCTTCACCCTGTGGCACTGCCGCTGATCACCTACCTCCTCGGCGCAAGCTGCACGATCAGCAGTGTGACTGGGTACATTAAGGGACGCGGCGACACGGCACTCGGCGTCCACTCGGATACCGCATACGTGCCCGACCCGCTCCCACCGTACGCGCAGCTCGCGAACGTGAACTATTGTCTAACCGACTACACGGAGGCGGATGGCTGTCTGACGATCGTGCCTGGCAGCCATCGTTATTGCCATCGGCCCCGCGGAGGTGACGGCGCACGCGAAGCGATACCTATCGAGGCACCAGCCGGCGCGGCGATCGTCTTTCACGGCAACACCTGGCACGGCGCGAAGCCTCGCCGAAACGCGGGACTGCGCCTGACGCTCTCCACCTTGTACTGCCGCATGTACATGCGGCCTCAGGAGCACTACGAGGCGATCCTCGGCAGCGACGTACTCGACCGCAATCCTCCGAGATTCGGAGAGCTAGTAGGGAAGAACGTGCCGACCGGTTGGCAATCGACGACCGAGGCACGACGGATAGTAGGTCTCCGTAAGGAAAATGCGGGCAAGTATTACCGAACCCGCGGCGTTCACGCATAG
- a CDS encoding albusnodin/ikarugamycin family macrolactam cyclase, translated as MPRRPEPCVFGPPPLLGTQGFPMTGTGTAAPRCFLGWVGPTPQPPTLPTGRTPVWASSRPLWTVGDWGAHEVRTVTEYPVRATFLGTCLATDDELHHVLRAAVSESRLDVLQELPGSYAVVADDGHTVHVLTDRAGLHPVFHIRFGEGTLFASNALPLAALHHRNLGEGVNPAAVAAGLFLPDLPDPFGPASVFRGVERTGPAHALALHPQRPAQTRRLTSTVQPANTEEARSLLRDALRTAVDRRVHGASNLSTDLSGGLDSSTLAVLAAQAGGVPVAVTYADPYAINDEDVHFARSIAVTEPRLHHVVMAGDDTTLPFTAMDSTPVTDEPSLDTVIIARTRHRLTPALAHHSQCHLTGDGGDVVLTAPGLTYLGDLARARHRRSLRHETSGWARLRHHPARQVRRAAHKLARTSWPDTLRHLADQLTNPHLTTPARRTLAEHLAWAALSPAASWGTLRTRRGLAGRLYAAAAQLPNGIRPDCADAVAQRAIRWHGAATRGFSQITRALGTPVQAPFLDNQVINACLTVTAVERTTVDQAKPLLAAAVGDLMPAGLLDRRTKGDYTACEYHGLRANADTLRALLAHPRLADLDILNPDGPREALRLGLAGATAPLGGLGAVIATETWLRTLDTLDPTGWWEPHTPQEEQQ; from the coding sequence ATGCCGAGGCGGCCCGAACCATGCGTGTTCGGGCCGCCTCCGCTCCTTGGCACGCAAGGGTTCCCGATGACTGGCACTGGCACCGCAGCACCCCGATGTTTCCTCGGTTGGGTTGGACCAACACCGCAACCACCGACGCTACCCACCGGGCGCACGCCCGTATGGGCATCCTCAAGACCATTGTGGACAGTCGGCGACTGGGGAGCACACGAGGTGCGGACCGTCACCGAATACCCTGTGCGGGCGACGTTCCTGGGCACCTGCCTGGCAACCGATGACGAACTCCACCACGTCCTGCGGGCCGCGGTGTCCGAGTCCCGGCTCGACGTTCTGCAAGAACTACCGGGCTCCTACGCCGTGGTGGCCGACGACGGTCACACCGTGCACGTGCTCACCGACCGCGCCGGCCTGCACCCGGTCTTCCACATCCGCTTCGGCGAGGGCACCCTGTTCGCCTCCAACGCGCTCCCGCTGGCCGCCCTCCACCACCGAAACCTCGGCGAAGGCGTCAACCCCGCAGCCGTCGCGGCGGGCCTGTTCCTCCCCGATCTTCCCGATCCGTTCGGACCGGCCAGCGTGTTTCGCGGCGTCGAACGCACCGGCCCCGCCCACGCGCTGGCACTGCACCCACAGCGCCCCGCCCAAACGCGCCGACTCACGAGCACGGTGCAACCGGCCAACACCGAGGAAGCACGCTCCCTCCTTCGTGACGCCCTGCGGACCGCCGTCGACCGCCGGGTACACGGCGCGAGCAACCTGAGCACGGACCTGTCCGGGGGCCTGGACTCCTCCACCCTCGCCGTGCTCGCCGCCCAGGCCGGCGGCGTGCCGGTCGCCGTCACCTACGCCGACCCGTACGCGATCAACGACGAGGACGTCCACTTCGCCCGCAGCATCGCGGTCACCGAGCCCCGGCTGCACCACGTCGTCATGGCCGGCGACGACACCACGCTCCCGTTCACCGCGATGGACTCCACGCCGGTCACCGACGAACCCAGCCTCGACACGGTGATCATCGCCAGGACCCGGCACCGCCTCACCCCGGCACTCGCTCACCACAGCCAGTGCCACCTGACCGGCGACGGCGGCGATGTCGTCCTCACCGCGCCGGGCCTGACCTACCTGGGCGACCTCGCCCGCGCCCGACATCGGCGATCACTGCGCCACGAAACCAGCGGATGGGCACGCCTGCGGCACCATCCAGCCCGCCAGGTTCGCCGCGCCGCGCACAAACTAGCCCGCACGTCCTGGCCCGACACGCTCCGGCACCTCGCCGACCAGCTCACCAACCCCCACCTGACCACCCCAGCCCGGCGGACACTGGCCGAACACCTTGCCTGGGCCGCGTTGTCCCCAGCAGCCTCATGGGGAACCCTGCGCACCCGGCGAGGACTGGCCGGCCGACTCTATGCCGCAGCGGCCCAGCTCCCGAACGGCATTCGTCCCGACTGCGCGGACGCGGTCGCGCAGCGCGCGATCCGCTGGCACGGCGCGGCCACCCGCGGCTTCAGCCAGATCACTCGAGCCCTGGGCACCCCCGTGCAGGCGCCTTTCCTGGACAACCAGGTCATCAACGCCTGCCTGACCGTCACCGCCGTCGAGCGCACCACCGTCGACCAAGCGAAACCGCTGCTGGCCGCCGCCGTCGGCGACCTTATGCCAGCCGGTCTACTGGACCGGCGCACCAAGGGCGACTACACCGCCTGCGAGTACCACGGCCTGCGCGCCAACGCCGACACACTCCGGGCGCTGCTGGCCCATCCACGGCTCGCCGACCTGGACATCCTCAACCCCGACGGCCCCCGCGAGGCCCTGCGACTCGGTTTGGCCGGCGCGACCGCCCCGCTCGGCGGGCTCGGCGCGGTCATCGCCACCGAAACCTGGCTACGCACCCTGGACACCCTCGACCCCACCGGATGGTGGGAACCTCACACCCCACAGGAGGAACAACAGTGA
- a CDS encoding lasso peptide biosynthesis PqqD family chaperone: protein MNALAPAPNVHHVSTTDGTVLLDTERGRLYGINPTGSAIWKALSDGHSVEQITRDLTARFDAPPDRVRADVTTLVAQLRDRGLLDTTG, encoded by the coding sequence GTGAACGCCCTCGCACCCGCACCGAACGTGCACCACGTCAGCACCACCGACGGAACAGTGCTCCTGGACACCGAGCGAGGCCGGTTGTACGGCATCAACCCCACCGGCAGCGCCATCTGGAAAGCCCTGTCCGACGGCCACAGCGTTGAGCAGATCACCCGCGACCTGACCGCCCGCTTCGACGCCCCACCCGACCGCGTCCGCGCCGACGTCACCACCCTGGTCGCCCAGCTTCGCGACCGCGGACTGCTCGACACCACCGGCTGA